In one Dreissena polymorpha isolate Duluth1 chromosome 7, UMN_Dpol_1.0, whole genome shotgun sequence genomic region, the following are encoded:
- the LOC127837085 gene encoding uncharacterized protein LOC127837085, whose translation MRWFKQTKKAIQNKSKVLKFMQGLADAETEDKFDTRLQNLCRSNLLASIGSYLETHWLPIKEISMATLLGHVMSIVLDQSSKADDLIHCYRGDDFMADEVTPREHTPSSPETFAAVYDVFMDTVSSSGNNDGAEITCGSGTQAEIEFSPDTIQIDQPKTQVAKDSVLPKKTNSFSIDSILGNRTIVAPTVDNSSPSW comes from the exons ATGAGATGGTTCAAGCAAACAAAAAAGGCCATACAAAACAAATCCAAAGTGCTTAAGTTTATGCAAGGTCTTGCAGATGCTGAAACAGAAGACAAGTTTGACACTAGACTTCAGAATCTTTGCCGCTCTAATTTGTTGGCATCAATTGGATCTTACTTGGAGACTCATTGGTTACCAATAAAAGAG ATTAGCATGGCCACATTGCTGGGGCATGTCATGTCCATAGTCCTGGATCAGAGCAGTAAAGCAGACGATCTCATTCACTGTTACCGAGGCGACGACTTCATGGCAGACGAAGTGACACCACGTGAACACACCCCGTCATCTCCCGAGACTTTTGCGGCGGTATACGACGTATTCATGGATACGGTCTCGTCTTCTGGCAATAACGATGGCGCGGAGATCACATGCGGTTCCGGGACCCAAGCGGAAATCGAGTTCTCCCCAGATACAATTCAGATTGACCAGCCTAAAACGCAAGTTGCCAAGGACTCGGTGTTACCCAAGAAAACTAACTCGTTCTCTATAGATTCAATACTAGGAAACCGGACTATCGTTGCTCCGACTGTGGACAATTCGTCTCCTTCATGGTAA